One genomic window of Roseofilum reptotaenium CS-1145 includes the following:
- a CDS encoding HAD family hydrolase has translation MSLQAVLFDFNGVIINDEPIHQELINEILLSQNLPPNPSDYNECCLGRTDLAGLLELLQRRGRAVNERSLAPLIAQKAQRYQQKLEALHKLPIYPGVEDLIYKVRVARLRLGLVTGALRSEVEWILKQANLFSYFEVIVAGDEVQQSKPHPEGYLRAVERFNELDPTLHLSPQCCLVIEDTPAGILAAKNAGMQVVGVANTYPFHMIQRQANWTVDYLHELELDRVQACFEPSALPFPNAQ, from the coding sequence ATGAGTCTTCAGGCTGTCCTCTTTGATTTTAATGGGGTCATCATTAACGATGAACCCATCCACCAGGAACTGATTAATGAGATTCTCCTCTCACAAAATCTGCCTCCGAATCCCAGTGATTACAATGAATGCTGTTTAGGACGAACCGATCTCGCGGGTTTGTTGGAGTTACTCCAACGCAGGGGACGAGCCGTCAATGAGCGATCGCTGGCTCCCCTGATTGCTCAGAAAGCCCAAAGATACCAGCAAAAACTTGAAGCGCTCCACAAACTCCCGATTTATCCGGGAGTTGAAGACCTGATATATAAGGTACGGGTAGCTCGGTTACGCTTAGGATTGGTCACAGGAGCATTACGTTCAGAAGTTGAATGGATTCTCAAACAAGCTAACCTATTCTCCTATTTTGAGGTTATTGTTGCCGGGGATGAAGTGCAACAGAGTAAACCCCATCCCGAAGGCTATTTACGTGCGGTAGAGCGCTTTAATGAACTCGATCCAACCCTGCACCTCTCTCCCCAATGCTGCCTGGTGATTGAAGATACTCCGGCAGGGATTTTAGCTGCTAAAAATGCCGGAATGCAAGTCGTCGGAGTCGCGAATACCTATCCCTTTCACATGATTCAACGGCAAGCTAATTGGACAGTAGACTACCTTCATGAGCTAGAGCTAGACCGTGTACAAGCGTGTTTTGAGCCGTCGGCTCTTCCCTTCCCCAATGCACAATGA
- a CDS encoding succinate dehydrogenase/fumarate reductase iron-sulfur subunit → MEVVFQIIRQEQKSAPTVQRYTLDVDPSETILSCLNRIKWEFDGTLAFRKNCRNTICGSCGMRINGRSALACKENVAGELSATDQGDSLPTITIAPLGNFPVIKDLVVDMQSFWDNLEKVDPYVSTASRLVPEREFLQAPEERSQLDKTGNCILCGACYSECNAVEVNPDFVGPHALAKAYRMVADTRDSQTSERLDQYNDATGGVWACTRCLYCDTVCPMEVNPLEQISKIKGEILDRQTAESSRPIRHRKVLVDMVKEGGWVDERQFALKVVGNAFRDLKGLLSLTPVGLRLLARGKFPFTFEPSEGTSEVRSLIEAVQNLESSTD, encoded by the coding sequence ATGGAAGTTGTTTTTCAGATTATTCGCCAAGAGCAAAAGAGCGCCCCAACAGTTCAGCGCTATACCTTAGATGTCGATCCGAGTGAAACTATCTTAAGTTGTCTCAACCGCATTAAATGGGAATTTGATGGCACTCTCGCCTTCCGCAAAAATTGCCGAAATACAATTTGTGGCAGTTGTGGAATGCGAATTAATGGCCGTTCGGCACTCGCGTGTAAAGAAAATGTGGCGGGTGAACTCAGCGCCACCGATCAAGGTGATTCTCTCCCCACCATTACCATTGCTCCCTTGGGGAATTTCCCCGTCATTAAGGATTTAGTGGTCGATATGCAATCATTCTGGGACAACTTAGAAAAGGTCGATCCCTATGTGAGTACTGCCTCAAGATTGGTTCCAGAACGGGAGTTTCTGCAAGCACCTGAAGAGCGATCGCAATTGGATAAAACGGGTAACTGTATTCTCTGTGGCGCTTGCTATTCTGAATGTAATGCGGTGGAAGTCAATCCGGATTTTGTTGGTCCCCATGCTCTAGCTAAAGCCTATCGTATGGTTGCCGATACCCGTGATAGTCAAACCTCAGAGCGATTAGATCAGTATAATGATGCAACCGGTGGCGTTTGGGCCTGCACTCGCTGCCTCTATTGTGATACGGTTTGTCCCATGGAGGTCAATCCTCTAGAGCAAATTAGTAAAATTAAAGGGGAAATTCTCGATCGCCAGACAGCCGAATCTAGTCGCCCGATCCGCCATCGTAAGGTTCTTGTGGATATGGTTAAAGAAGGCGGTTGGGTCGATGAGCGGCAATTTGCACTTAAAGTAGTGGGTAATGCCTTCCGAGATCTTAAAGGCCTGTTGAGTCTTACACCTGTTGGCTTACGATTGTTGGCACGGGGCAAGTTCCCCTTTACGTTTGAACCTTCAGAAGGCACGTCCGAAGTGCGATCGCTCATTGAAGCCGTTCAAAACCTAGAATCCTCAACAGATTAA
- a CDS encoding YggT family protein, giving the protein MTTLSLISLILGITLAIMTFLFIFRIVLTWYPQINLNSFPFNIVAWPTEPFLSPLRKVVPPLGGVDITPIIWVGICSLIRELLIGQQGLLKMML; this is encoded by the coding sequence ATGACCACCCTGAGCCTGATCAGTTTAATTTTAGGAATCACTCTGGCAATCATGACCTTTTTGTTCATTTTCCGGATTGTCCTCACTTGGTATCCTCAAATCAATCTCAACAGTTTTCCCTTTAATATCGTTGCTTGGCCCACCGAACCCTTTTTAAGTCCCTTACGCAAAGTTGTCCCTCCCCTAGGGGGTGTCGATATTACGCCCATTATCTGGGTAGGCATCTGCTCTCTGATCCGAGAATTGCTTATCGGTCAACAGGGACTGTTAAAAATGATGCTTTAA
- the cbiE gene encoding precorrin-6y C5,15-methyltransferase (decarboxylating) subunit CbiE, with amino-acid sequence MNQINVVGIGLEGASGLSVVVQEIIDRATLLVGSDRHLAYFPQHLAQRLTLNDISQTLHHIKERLSSETIVILVSGDPLFFGLGRLLLTYFPPEQLCFHPHLSSVQLAFSRVKVPWQGATIISIHGREFDQLVRALQKGASPIAVLTDPLHSPGAIAHLLLNVDNPTSYDFWVCENLGGTDERIQHLSPQEALMRTFAPLNITILVEKPQDSSIDLNTLPALGIPDRQFYSFGDRPGLITKREIRLLILGELGLQPKQVIWDIGAGTGSVSVEIGRLVPTAQIYAIEKTAAGIQLIQNNARRFALSNVVSIQGKAPDILRQIPAPHRVFIGGTGDSLEGILACCLATLLPGGKIVMALATLEHLQEAIAWIDRHQLTYRVLQVQVSRSLPVGRFTRFAPLNPAILLTIEPFDSTAKMAH; translated from the coding sequence ATGAATCAGATTAATGTTGTGGGTATTGGCTTAGAGGGCGCATCTGGACTGTCGGTAGTGGTGCAAGAAATCATCGATCGCGCAACGCTATTGGTGGGTAGCGATCGCCACTTGGCTTATTTTCCCCAACACCTAGCCCAGCGCCTCACCTTAAACGACATCTCCCAAACCCTACACCACATTAAAGAGCGCCTCAGCTCAGAAACTATCGTCATCCTGGTTTCCGGTGACCCCCTGTTTTTTGGTCTTGGACGACTGCTGCTCACCTATTTTCCACCAGAGCAATTATGCTTTCATCCCCATCTCAGTTCCGTTCAACTTGCCTTTAGTCGGGTGAAAGTCCCTTGGCAAGGAGCGACAATCATTAGTATCCATGGTCGAGAGTTCGATCAATTGGTGAGGGCGCTGCAAAAAGGCGCTTCTCCCATCGCCGTATTGACCGATCCGCTCCATAGTCCAGGAGCGATCGCCCATCTATTATTAAATGTAGATAACCCCACCTCTTATGACTTCTGGGTATGTGAAAACCTGGGAGGAACCGATGAGCGCATCCAACACTTATCCCCTCAAGAAGCCCTGATGCGGACGTTTGCGCCCCTGAATATTACGATCTTGGTGGAGAAACCCCAAGATAGCTCTATTGATTTAAATACCTTACCCGCCCTTGGCATACCCGATCGCCAATTCTACAGTTTCGGCGATCGACCTGGCTTAATCACCAAGCGGGAAATTCGTCTTCTGATTCTGGGAGAACTCGGTCTACAACCCAAGCAAGTCATCTGGGATATTGGCGCTGGAACCGGTTCCGTCTCTGTGGAAATCGGACGTTTAGTCCCCACAGCCCAAATTTATGCCATTGAAAAAACGGCAGCCGGAATTCAACTGATTCAAAATAATGCTCGGCGCTTTGCCCTCTCGAATGTCGTCTCTATTCAAGGCAAAGCACCCGACATTTTACGCCAAATTCCTGCCCCTCACCGGGTGTTTATTGGCGGTACTGGAGATTCTTTAGAAGGAATTTTAGCCTGTTGTTTAGCCACCTTGTTACCTGGGGGTAAAATAGTCATGGCCCTAGCAACATTAGAGCATCTACAAGAGGCGATCGCCTGGATCGATCGCCACCAATTGACCTATCGGGTGCTACAAGTCCAGGTCTCCCGCTCACTTCCCGTAGGCCGATTTACCCGTTTTGCTCCTCTCAATCCTGCCATCCTCCTGACGATTGAACCTTTTGATTCAACCGCCAAAATGGCCCATTAA
- a CDS encoding cobalt-precorrin-8X methylmutase, whose product MKKFEHPIALESFALIDREIGPHTLNVQEYAIARRVIHTTADFEFKDLLNFSPTAIQSGIDALRQQHPIITDVSMVSRGIHGLVTQTFNNPLWVAVEAAPEAEPGKTRTETGMLHFARQFPNGIFVIGNAPTALLALCEEIEQGRVQPALVIGAPVGFVSVVEAKSRLAQLAVPQIVVNGRKGGSPVAAAIVNALIHLA is encoded by the coding sequence ATGAAGAAATTTGAACATCCGATCGCGCTGGAAAGTTTTGCCTTGATCGATCGCGAGATTGGCCCCCATACTTTAAATGTTCAGGAATATGCGATCGCGCGTCGTGTCATTCACACCACTGCCGATTTTGAATTCAAAGACTTACTTAACTTTAGTCCCACAGCCATTCAATCCGGTATCGATGCCCTTCGCCAACAGCATCCCATTATTACCGATGTCTCGATGGTGAGTAGAGGAATTCACGGTTTAGTCACTCAAACGTTTAATAATCCTCTCTGGGTTGCAGTCGAAGCAGCACCTGAAGCGGAACCGGGAAAAACCCGCACAGAAACGGGAATGCTTCATTTTGCGCGTCAGTTTCCAAATGGCATTTTTGTAATTGGAAACGCACCTACAGCTCTATTAGCCCTATGTGAGGAGATCGAACAGGGTAGGGTGCAACCGGCTCTAGTTATCGGCGCTCCTGTGGGATTTGTGTCTGTGGTAGAAGCGAAATCTCGTTTAGCACAATTGGCAGTTCCCCAAATTGTGGTAAATGGGCGTAAGGGCGGATCGCCAGTGGCGGCAGCTATTGTTAATGCTTTGATCCATCTGGCGTAG
- a CDS encoding class I SAM-dependent methyltransferase, translating to METTISPQDVRKLAISFLAQEGLNREFVENASLKPDDAEILVQFLPEQYRGKILEVGTFVGVSSVVLGLCFPDSEIICVDPGLPTGLMNGLCVRKFEIPDYPETMLSFVKAALVHVGVRDRFKIYQGFFSCCFPDPGDRQKVIDYGVNLDDYATIGPEVCETHGPFNAVFLDADHHTEAVLSDLLLLSSYVATDGVIILHDMGEDFWGQQVREGVARFLNVHPEFSLEQRGDLGKLQRS from the coding sequence ATGGAAACAACCATTTCTCCCCAAGATGTTCGCAAGTTAGCCATTTCTTTTTTAGCTCAAGAAGGACTCAATCGAGAGTTTGTGGAAAATGCTTCCTTGAAACCGGATGATGCCGAGATATTAGTGCAGTTCTTGCCCGAGCAGTATCGGGGAAAAATCTTAGAGGTGGGCACATTTGTCGGTGTATCTTCTGTTGTATTAGGTCTATGTTTTCCTGACTCTGAGATTATCTGCGTCGATCCAGGTTTACCAACGGGTTTAATGAATGGGTTATGTGTGCGAAAGTTTGAGATCCCAGATTACCCAGAAACGATGTTATCGTTTGTCAAAGCAGCCCTTGTCCATGTGGGTGTTCGCGATCGCTTTAAGATTTATCAAGGATTTTTCTCCTGCTGTTTCCCCGACCCTGGCGATCGCCAAAAGGTTATTGATTATGGTGTTAATCTAGACGATTATGCCACAATTGGCCCAGAAGTTTGTGAAACCCATGGCCCCTTTAATGCGGTTTTCCTAGATGCCGATCACCACACTGAAGCGGTACTGAGCGATCTACTGCTCTTATCTTCGTATGTAGCAACCGATGGGGTAATTATTCTTCATGATATGGGGGAGGATTTTTGGGGACAACAAGTTAGGGAAGGGGTTGCTAGATTCTTAAACGTACATCCGGAGTTTAGCTTAGAGCAACGAGGCGATTTAGGTAAACTTCAGCGCTCTTGA
- a CDS encoding high light inducible protein, producing MTSDEMPESSPELTPETPESPPETPPEPATPEPNPSEPSFGWTTYAEQLNGRFAMIGIILLLILEFFSQQTFFEWIGWQ from the coding sequence ATGACTTCTGACGAAATGCCTGAATCCTCCCCAGAATTAACCCCTGAAACCCCAGAATCACCTCCTGAAACCCCTCCAGAACCTGCCACCCCAGAGCCTAACCCCTCCGAACCCTCTTTTGGCTGGACAACCTACGCCGAACAACTCAACGGCCGATTTGCCATGATCGGCATTATTCTCCTGCTAATTTTAGAATTTTTCAGTCAGCAAACATTCTTTGAATGGATTGGCTGGCAGTAA
- a CDS encoding TolB family protein has product MLVVLANLMGCSYPQVLAEPYDPNGKSLNSAYSESDPHVAGRYLVFASDRGFSQDIYLYDLVERRLIDLPGLNALDMIASHPDVSVDGRYIVFAGNRQGETDIYLYDRSLRQLRNLTRNLNTQVQHPMLNADGSRIVFEANAKGQWDIFVYNRLGERIE; this is encoded by the coding sequence ATGCTGGTGGTTTTGGCTAACTTGATGGGGTGTAGCTATCCTCAAGTACTGGCAGAACCCTACGATCCCAATGGGAAAAGTCTCAATAGTGCCTATAGTGAATCTGACCCCCATGTAGCCGGTCGTTATCTGGTTTTTGCTTCCGATCGCGGCTTCAGTCAAGATATTTATCTGTATGATTTAGTTGAACGCCGTTTAATCGATCTGCCCGGTCTCAATGCGTTAGATATGATTGCTTCCCATCCCGATGTCTCGGTAGATGGTCGTTATATCGTGTTTGCGGGTAACCGTCAGGGCGAAACTGATATTTATCTGTATGACCGCTCTTTACGGCAATTACGCAATCTCACTCGTAATTTAAATACTCAAGTACAACATCCAATGTTAAATGCTGATGGTTCTCGAATCGTCTTTGAAGCCAATGCTAAGGGGCAATGGGATATTTTTGTCTATAACCGTTTGGGAGAGAGGATTGAGTAG
- a CDS encoding Ycf66 family protein, with the protein MVNIGLNPGAMLGVVLFGAGAGLYFLRSVRPELARDHDIFFMAVAVLSGGILFFQGWRLDPILTFGQFLLTGSAIFFAVESIRLRGLATSRAKQNTPIVDEDRPVSRAYTYDGYEGYDPRLDRLEPDEDPRPQRMIGTKEDRYSQGDRYEEDYPRRSSSSRRRSSSRPPAASSSSGRRASRRPSGTTSRGSEDWETSSYRSVGYEDPYGPMDMDDERSYGRPPESRESRPPSETRRPRPPESDNATYRDRRPPEPPREDYVDFEPLDDLKSDRPNDEPGNFDY; encoded by the coding sequence ATGGTCAATATTGGACTCAACCCAGGGGCAATGTTGGGCGTTGTCCTGTTTGGGGCCGGCGCTGGGTTGTATTTTCTTCGGTCTGTTCGCCCAGAACTGGCACGGGATCATGATATTTTTTTCATGGCGGTGGCAGTTCTCAGTGGTGGGATTCTGTTTTTTCAAGGATGGCGACTCGATCCCATTTTAACGTTTGGTCAGTTTCTGTTGACCGGATCGGCGATTTTTTTTGCGGTGGAAAGTATTCGCTTAAGGGGCTTGGCGACTTCGCGGGCCAAGCAAAATACGCCGATTGTGGATGAGGATCGACCGGTGAGCCGGGCTTATACTTATGATGGATATGAGGGTTACGATCCTCGGTTAGATCGGTTGGAACCGGATGAAGATCCGCGTCCTCAGCGGATGATTGGTACTAAGGAAGACCGCTATAGTCAAGGCGATCGCTATGAGGAGGACTATCCTCGACGCTCTTCTTCAAGTCGTCGGCGGAGCAGTTCCCGCCCTCCAGCGGCATCTTCTAGCTCAGGACGTAGAGCCTCTCGCCGTCCTTCGGGAACAACGAGCAGAGGTTCTGAGGATTGGGAAACGTCAAGTTATCGGTCAGTTGGGTATGAAGACCCCTATGGCCCCATGGATATGGATGATGAGCGCTCCTATGGTCGTCCTCCAGAGTCGCGAGAGTCCCGTCCCCCGTCTGAAACCCGTCGCCCTCGGCCTCCAGAGAGTGATAATGCCACCTATCGCGATCGCCGGCCACCAGAACCACCAAGGGAAGATTATGTGGATTTTGAGCCGCTGGATGACTTGAAAAGCGATCGCCCCAATGATGAACCGGGGAATTTTGATTATTAG
- a CDS encoding class I SAM-dependent methyltransferase: MTAPTTLWEQYLKPIIMLFLDKDALIKLRNQINWEEESDRLSNPNLTYPTYYSSQNFHGIKNGYLSIDAAITYDPITQYAVFPQEQWVREQLIDAIGGYPRRILDLGCGTGSSTLLLKQEYPQAEVIGLDLSPYMLVMAEHKAKEANLDIHWHHGLAEQTPWEGEHFDLVTATLLFHETPPAITKAILQEAFRLLTPGGQCIILDGSQTSLRQAEWITNIFEEPYMKAFAAGDLEQWIQQARFEKVSAEPIFWVNQVTKAMKPLPQKLENSVQVEHNLSSVLSPAF; this comes from the coding sequence ATGACTGCACCAACAACCCTTTGGGAACAATACCTCAAACCCATTATCATGCTCTTTTTGGATAAAGATGCCCTGATAAAGCTCCGTAATCAAATCAACTGGGAAGAAGAAAGCGATCGCCTCTCGAACCCCAACCTGACCTATCCCACCTACTACAGTAGCCAGAATTTCCACGGCATCAAAAATGGCTATTTAAGTATCGATGCCGCCATTACCTACGATCCCATTACCCAATATGCAGTCTTTCCCCAAGAACAGTGGGTGAGAGAACAGTTAATCGATGCGATCGGTGGTTATCCTCGTCGCATCCTAGATCTCGGCTGTGGGACGGGATCGTCTACTCTGCTACTCAAACAAGAATATCCCCAAGCCGAGGTTATTGGGTTAGACCTTTCTCCCTATATGCTAGTCATGGCAGAACACAAAGCCAAGGAAGCCAATCTAGATATTCACTGGCACCATGGACTGGCAGAACAAACTCCCTGGGAAGGTGAACATTTTGACTTGGTAACTGCCACACTCCTCTTCCACGAAACGCCTCCCGCCATTACCAAAGCCATTTTACAAGAAGCCTTTCGCCTGCTCACTCCAGGGGGACAATGTATCATCCTAGATGGCAGTCAAACCAGTCTCAGACAAGCTGAATGGATTACTAATATCTTTGAAGAGCCGTATATGAAAGCCTTTGCTGCTGGCGATCTCGAACAGTGGATACAACAAGCACGCTTTGAAAAGGTAAGTGCAGAGCCGATTTTCTGGGTCAATCAAGTCACTAAGGCGATGAAGCCCTTACCACAGAAACTGGAGAATTCTGTCCAAGTGGAGCATAATTTAAGCAGTGTATTGTCACCGGCATTTTAA
- a CDS encoding CPBP family intramembrane glutamic endopeptidase translates to MSATVQTSVSVRASTSGSGVMFSLFVSRWSSHLHPSSGILKSFAFFALWVILWLPIAIPIARHLKWHPPHPLDPQQKLSLLMPLYLLVPLLLGAIVWIEKQPISDYGLGLDRSVFVSLMAGLALSILTLFIAYGLQVAWGSLAWQPEAIAASFLPTLGSILALSLWIGVIEETVFRGFLLTELQRDMGLVWAAILSSLIFALSHLIWDFKGSLIQVPGLALMGLVLVLARWVDGGSLGLAWGLHGGWIWGLISLDTTQILKPKSDRPWPEWVTGINGEPLSGVVGILILGITGLILGLMGHFGG, encoded by the coding sequence ATGTCCGCGACAGTCCAAACCTCTGTAAGTGTGCGAGCATCTACGTCTGGATCGGGAGTTATGTTTTCTCTATTTGTTTCTAGGTGGTCATCCCATCTTCACCCCAGTTCAGGAATTCTTAAGAGTTTTGCTTTTTTTGCTCTGTGGGTAATATTGTGGTTACCGATCGCCATTCCTATTGCTCGTCATCTGAAATGGCATCCTCCCCATCCCTTAGATCCTCAACAAAAACTGTCCTTACTGATGCCCCTATACCTTTTGGTTCCCTTGTTGTTAGGGGCAATAGTTTGGATAGAGAAGCAGCCGATTTCTGACTATGGTTTAGGGCTAGATCGGTCAGTTTTCGTTTCGCTAATGGCAGGTCTGGCTCTGAGCATCCTGACATTATTTATCGCCTATGGCTTGCAGGTAGCTTGGGGAAGCTTGGCATGGCAACCCGAAGCGATCGCTGCCTCTTTCCTGCCCACACTCGGCTCAATTTTAGCCCTAAGTTTATGGATCGGTGTCATAGAAGAAACCGTATTTCGGGGATTTTTGCTGACCGAACTGCAAAGGGATATGGGGCTGGTGTGGGCGGCTATCCTTTCGAGTTTAATCTTTGCCCTTTCCCATCTAATTTGGGATTTTAAGGGCAGTTTAATCCAAGTCCCTGGACTGGCCTTGATGGGCCTAGTTTTAGTGCTGGCCCGTTGGGTCGATGGAGGAAGTTTGGGGTTAGCTTGGGGACTTCATGGGGGTTGGATCTGGGGATTAATCAGTCTAGATACAACCCAAATTTTAAAGCCAAAATCCGATCGCCCCTGGCCCGAATGGGTAACGGGTATAAACGGAGAACCCTTAAGTGGCGTGGTGGGGATTTTGATTTTGGGGATAACGGGCTTAATTCTGGGATTAATGGGCCATTTTGGCGGTTGA
- the psbX gene encoding photosystem II reaction center X protein — protein MTPSLANFLWSLVWGGTIVVIPATVALIFISQRDKIQRS, from the coding sequence ATGACTCCTTCTTTAGCCAATTTTTTGTGGAGCCTAGTCTGGGGTGGCACAATTGTAGTCATTCCGGCAACCGTTGCTTTAATCTTTATTAGTCAACGGGACAAAATCCAGCGCTCTTAA
- a CDS encoding AbrB family transcriptional regulator gives MSEKDLPLPEAPYTGKALLQKVSELSHLSRRERAKYCGYYNSAKKGDDIRVNLGAFYDAVLAARGIDLDPGKSKDGRGREPTYRVSVHKNGQIVIGSTYTEAMGLKKGDEFEIKLGYKHIHLIQVDDNDDKNGSEPD, from the coding sequence ATGAGCGAAAAGGATTTACCACTTCCAGAAGCACCCTATACCGGGAAAGCGTTGCTTCAAAAAGTCAGTGAACTCTCCCACCTATCCCGTAGAGAAAGGGCCAAATATTGTGGGTACTATAACTCTGCAAAAAAAGGGGATGATATCCGGGTTAATTTAGGGGCATTCTATGATGCCGTATTAGCCGCCAGAGGCATCGATCTCGATCCGGGGAAATCTAAAGATGGCCGGGGACGCGAGCCAACTTACCGCGTCAGTGTTCATAAAAATGGCCAAATTGTGATTGGTTCTACTTATACGGAAGCCATGGGGCTGAAGAAAGGAGATGAATTTGAGATTAAATTGGGCTACAAACACATTCACTTAATTCAAGTGGATGATAATGATGATAAAAATGGCTCTGAGCCGGATTAA
- a CDS encoding TolB family protein has protein sequence MAGGSRLSQVILLSMGVWAVLLGGCNPVEVPLGPQAINSRYREEQPAVSGSGQYVAFVSNRDRRQQIYLYHLSQRQFIQLPRLNQPNAIIESPSISYNARYIVYLSSIRGKPEIILYDRVTKRQEALTLAYPGWVRNPSISPDGRYVVFETDRRGQWDIEVIDRGPNIELDIPDGPV, from the coding sequence ATGGCTGGTGGCTCTCGGTTAAGCCAGGTCATTCTGCTCAGTATGGGAGTCTGGGCCGTTCTTCTGGGGGGATGCAACCCGGTAGAGGTTCCCCTTGGCCCCCAGGCGATTAATAGTCGCTATCGGGAGGAACAACCGGCGGTGAGTGGCAGCGGTCAATATGTGGCGTTTGTCTCCAATCGCGATCGCCGTCAGCAAATTTATCTGTATCATCTGAGCCAACGTCAATTTATCCAACTCCCTCGTCTGAATCAACCCAACGCCATCATTGAATCTCCCAGTATTAGCTACAATGCCCGCTACATTGTCTACCTAAGTAGTATTCGCGGCAAACCGGAAATTATTCTTTACGATCGAGTGACGAAAAGACAAGAAGCGCTCACCTTGGCATATCCGGGTTGGGTCCGCAATCCCAGCATTAGCCCCGATGGCCGTTATGTAGTTTTTGAAACCGATCGTCGAGGGCAATGGGATATTGAAGTGATCGATCGCGGCCCGAATATTGAATTAGATATTCCGGATGGCCCAGTATAG